A stretch of Rhododendron vialii isolate Sample 1 chromosome 4a, ASM3025357v1 DNA encodes these proteins:
- the LOC131322881 gene encoding SNF1-related protein kinase catalytic subunit alpha KIN10-like, giving the protein MDGSGARRRASSSNILTNYKLGKTLGAGAFAKVKLATHIPTEIKVAIKILERRSINDSETEKVRREINNLRLFSHPHIVRLYEVIETRSRIYLVMEYMNSGDLDDYITLSGRLQEDEARHFFQQIISGVECCHLHMVVHRDLKPRNLLLDSEHNIKICDFGLSNITRDGHFLKTYCGTPDFAAPEVICNKLYAGPEVDVWSCGVILYNLMCGRLPFNAENLPGLYAKIKNGVYTFPHYLSLAARDLISRILIVDPINRLSIPEIRRHPWFQLHFPRYLLMPTVISVYNTKEQHLVHEDHPERYMRSLSPNQTN; this is encoded by the exons ATGGATGGATCCGGAGCTAGGCGGAGGGCATCATCTTCAaacattttgacaaattataaGCTTGGGAAGACCCTTGGTGCTGGTGCATTTGCTAAAGTGAAACTTGCTACTCACATCCCGACAGAGATTAAAGTTGCTATTAAGATCCTAGAGCGTCGATCAATTAATGATTCTGAGACTGAAAAAG TGAGACGAGAGATCAACAACCTAAGGTTGTTTTCCCATCCACACATAGTTCGCCTTTATGAGGTCATAGAAACCCGATCAAGAATTTATCTTGTCATGGAGTACATGAATTCCGGTGACCTTGATGATTATATCACGTTGAGTGGTAGACTCCAAGAAGACGAGGCTCGCCACTTCTTCCAACAG ATCATTTCAGGTGTCGAATGTTGCCACCTTCACATGGTGGTCCACCGGGACCTCAAGCCACGAAACCTACTTTTGGATTCGGAACACAATATCAAAATTTGTGACTTTGGTCTAAGCAATATCACGAGAGATGGTCATTTTCTCAAAACATACTGTGGAACCCCAGATTTTGCAGCTCCTGAG GTTATATGTAACAAACTATATGCAGGTCCTGAGGTTGATGTTTGGAGCTGCGGCGTCATCTTATATAATCTTATGTGTGGAAGGCTTCCTTTCAATGCAGAAAATCTTCCTGGTTTATATGCAAAGATAAAA AATGGAGTATACACCTTCCCACATTATTTGTCTCTTGCTGCACGTGATTTAATTTCGCGGATACTCATTGTCGACCCCATAAACCGTTTATCAATCCCTGAAATACGTCGGCATCCTTGGTTTCAACTACATTTTCCTCGATATCTGCTTATGCCCACAGTCATTTCAGTGTACAACACCAAAGAG CAACATCTGGTACATGAGGATCATCCTGAAAGATACATGAGATCGCTGTCTCCTAATCAAACAAACTAG